The following is a genomic window from Photobacterium sp. GJ3.
AAGGCTGAAGCGCCAAAAATGTTCATGAAGTTTGCACCTCGTGTTTCTCTGGATGCGCTGACTCAAACTGACCTGTCTTTCGGTCCGGTACAAGAGCTGTACTTCGCAACACTGTTTAACTGGAACGGCGCAGCCACAACCAACTCAGACGGCTCAGTTAATACGGCTAGCGTAAACAACTCTTTCTGGGGACTAGGCTCTGACATCAACGTGCCATGGCTGGGTAAAGTAGGTCTGAACGTTTATGGCCTGTATGACCTGAATAAAAAAGACTGGAACGGCTACCAGATTTCCACCAATTGGTTCAAGCCTTTTTACACCTTGGACAATGGCAGCTTCGTGTCTTACCAGGGTTACATTGATTACCAGTTTGGCCTGAAAGAAGAGTACTCTTCTGCCAGCAATGGCGGCGCCATGTTCAACGGTATCTACTGGCACTCCGATCGCTACGCAGTAGGTTACGGCCTGAAAGCCTATAAAGATATCTACGGCATCAAAGACTCTGATTCGTTCAAGTCTACCGGTATCAGCCACTACGTCAGCGTGACTTACAAGTTCTAAGGCTTGCCCTGAGCAACACACGGAATCCAGCAAAGGCGCCTTTTCGGCGCCTTTGTTTTTCGTTCTAACTCCTGAGACAATTTTCTTCCCTTCATTTCCTACTTTTATTTGTCTGATTTTCTGACTGATTTTCAACGTTCCGATCGGTATCACTCGGCGAAGCACTGATTATTTTCTTACATCTAAGGCAGCCCGGCCGCAATCCACTAATCTTTTAACTTAGACACTGTCTTTCTGTTAAGAAACAAGCCCCTTGACAGCTGTGTTTCCTAAGCAATGGCAACGATAAACGATAAGTGAGAACGCCAACATGAAACAGACCCCGTTAGCTTTGGCTCTTGGAGCAGTCCTGGTTGTCCCCGGAATCAGCTTTGCCGCAGACTATACTGACGGCGATATCCATAAAAATGACTATAAATGGTTCCAGTTCAATTTGATGTACGCACTGGAAGAATACCCACGGGCACCGGATGATCCGTCCGGCCACGATTATCTGGAAATGGAATTTGGCGGACGTTCCGGGATTTTCGATTTATATGGCTATGTCGATTACTTCGATCTGACGGAGCATGATGCCAGCGACAAAAAAGACCGGCCCAAAATGTTCATGAAATTTGCCCCGCGGGTTTCGCTGGATGCCCTGACCAGAACCGATCTCTCCTTTGGTCCGGTGCAAGAGCTGTACTTTGCAACCCTTTTCAACTGGGGAGGCGGTGCGCATGATGTCAACAATTCCTTCTGGGGGATAGGTTCAGACGTCATGGTCCCCTGGTTTGGCAAAGTCGGCCTCAATCTGTATGCGCTGTACGATGTGAACGCCAAAGACTGGAATGGTTACCAGATCTCGACCAACTGGTTTAAACCCTTTTATACCTTTGATAACGGCACCTTCCTTTCATATCAGGGGTATATTGATTACCAGTTTGGTGCAGATGATGAATTCAATGGTAATTCACAAGCAACGCATGGCGGGAACTGGTTTAACGGCCTGTACTGGCATTCAGACCGCTTCTCTGTCGGTTACGGCCTGAAGCTCTTTTATGATGTCTACCTGATTGAAGACTCCGACGCATTCGAATCAACCGGTCCGTCTCATTATTTCTCTGTCACTTATAAATTCTGAAACCTGACAACGCATGAAGTCCGGATAATACTTTATCCGGACTTTTTCTTTCCCCGACAAAGCGCCAGCCGTTACAATAACGCACAGTTTTCCTCCGACGACGGGATTTTTCCGTGAACATCACTCTGGTCGGTGCCGGCGCAGTGGGTTGCCTTTGGGCAGGCGCGCTGGCCAAACAAGGACATCAGGTCCATCTCTGGCGACGTCAGCCGGGCACTCATTTCACGCTGAACTGGCAGGGGCTGGATACAGCAATCCCAGACACCTTTACCCTGCCCTGTAATCAATCCTCACTGCTGGCCAGCAGTGACGGGGTGCTCATCACGGTCAAAGCCTTTCAGGTCAGCGAAGCGGTGGCTTCGATTCAGCCCTTCCTGAAACCCCAGACGCCGGTCATTGTGATGCACAATGGCATGGGCACAGAATCCCATGTTCTGAAGCAGTTACCGGGACATCCCGTGCTGTACGCCACTACAGCTCAGGCTGCTTTCCGGCCCGATCCCTTCAGTGTGCGGCACACCGGCATGGGCCCGACCCACCTCGGCGGGGTCAACCCGGCAGGTCAGGCCTGTGCCCAGTTCAGCGACATTTTTCACGATGCCCTGTCACCCTGCCACTGGCACACCGACATTCATCTGCCCCAGTGGCAGAAGCTGGCGATTAATTGCGCCATCAATCCGCTGACAGCTATTCACCAGTGCCGAAACGGAGAACTGGCCGACCGCCATTTTGCCGAGCCATTGATGGCAATCTGTGACGAAGTCGCAGCCGTGATGCGTGCAGCAGGATATCCCGCAGAGACGGAATCACTTTTGCAGCAGGTCTACACCGTCATCAACGCGACTGCGGCCAATTACTCCTCAATGCAGCAGGATGTTGCCCATCAGCGCCAAACAGAAATCGACGCCATTACCGGCTTTCTCATTGCACAAGCAACCTCATTTCAAATTGCCACACCGACGAATCAACAGCTGTGGCAGCAGATCAAACAGTTGGAGCAAGAATATGGCTAATGCAGCGCCAAGCATGGCAAAACAACCCACCGTCGCCGTGTGTATCGCGCCGGGCAGTGAAGAAATGGAAGTGATCAATACGGTGGATATTCTGATCCGGGCCGGCATGCAGGTCACCCTCGCCAGCGTGGCAGAAGATGGCGCGCTGGCCGTCAAAGGATCCCGGGGAATTACCCTGACCGCCGACAAGCGGCTGGTTGAGATCGCCGATGATCCTTTCGATTGTGTCGTTCTGCCGGGAGGTTTACCGGGCGCAGAATATTTGCGCGACAGCACACTCGCCGTTGAGTTCGTCAAACAGCATAAATATGACGGAAAACTGGTTGCGGCAATCTGTGCAGCTCCCGTGGTGATGCTGGAACATCACCAGCTGTATCCTGAAGCGCTGATGACGGCTCATCCGGGCTTTGTCGGGAAAATTCCGGAAGACCGCCGCCGAGCTGGCCGCCGCGTCATGTTTGATGTGAATCATAACCTGCTGACCAGTCAGGCGCCGGGAACGTCACAAGAATTCGCGCTGGAAATCATTACGATACTGATGGGGAAAGCCAAGACGGCTGAAGTTGCCGAGCCCATGGTGATGTGGCCAAGCATGTGTTTCGATGTGGTGGGGAAAGGCTGATCATTCCTCCATTTCGCAAATGGGAGGAAATCATCGCGGCTTCGGTCATCGCTATACGATCCCTCCCCTTACCAAGGGAAGGGAATCATCGCGGTTTCAGTCATCGCTGGACGATCCCTCCCCCTTTTCAAGGGGGAGGTCAGGAGGGGTTATCAGGCACGAACGCATAGGCCGTCGATTACGGGCGGTAAACCTTCACGTTCTCAAAGCCATTTTCTTTGAGGTATAGCGCCTGCAGGCGGCTCATGACACCGCGGGCACAGTACAGCAGATAAGTCTTGTCCTGCGGCAGATCACCAAACTGAGTCGCCAGCTTGTAGAATGGCAGGTGTTTCACTTCCACGCCTTCAATTTCCAGCGGACTCTCATCTTCTTCGTCCGGGCTGCGAATATCCAGCACCGTGCTGTTACCATCAATCTGATCCACCAGCTCGATTTCCGGTGCCTGCACCTGACTTTCTTTTTCGATATCACGGATATCCATCACACGGGCTTCACTCACCACGCGATCCAGTACCGCAAAGTCAAACTTAGCTTCTTCGGTTTCGAGTTTCTCTTTCACCGCTTTCACGGTTGGGTTCTTCGAAATCACGCCGCAGAATTCAGGCATCGTCTTGGCGAAATCTTCTGTACCGATCTCGCGGGCCACATTGATAATGTCTTCTTTATCCCAGTTGATCAGCGGACGCAAAATCAGAGAGTCGGTCACGTTATCAATGTGACGCAGATTCGTCAGCGTCTGGCTGGATACCTGACCCAGTGCCTCACCGGTCACCAGCGCCTGAATGCCGAAACGTTCAGCGACCTGACCAGCAGCACGCATGAACATCCGCTTAAGCACGACGCCCATCTGGCCGTCATCAACGTTTTCCAGAATTTCAGCAACCACTGGCTCGAAATCGATAGCGATGAATTTGACCTTGGCTGAGGAGCCGAATTTTTTCCAAAGGAAATTGGAAACCTGCTTCACACCAATTTCATGGGCCGGACCGCCCAGATTAAAGAAGCAGTAATGCACCTTACTGCCCCGTTTGATGTGCAGATAGCTGGAAACACCGGAGTCAAAACCACCGGAGATCAGGCTCAGTACATCTTCCTGTGTGCCCAGCGGAAAGCCACCCAAGCCCTTATGACGTGCCAGAACATGATTCAGCTTGTCACCGTCGACTTCGATTTTCACGGTCAGTTGCGGATTCTTCAGCTGAACTTTGGCGCTTTCAACGGCCTGATTCAGACCACCGCCAACATAACGTTCCAGCTCAATCGAGGTAAAATCATGCTTGCCGGTCCGTTTGGCCCGCACACAGAATGTTTTCCCTGCCAGATCGTCACGAACATGAGCCAGCGTCTGCTCGAAAATGTCATGCATGTCGGTGAAGCTGGTTTGTTTCACTTCCAGCACATGATGAATGCCCGGCGTCTGCGTCAGCACGGTCAGCACCTGATCACGTATCGTTTCGTCTTTCACGGACACATCGATATAGCTGCGACGGTTATAAACCGCCACTTGATCGGACAGGCGCTGAAGGATAATGCGGATATTGCACTCCAGGATTTTGGTAAAGCGCTTTCGCACCGACTCACTCTTTACAAAAATCTCGGGATGGGGCTTTACAATAAATTTCATAACATGCTTCGCTTCACAGGGCCTAACTAAAGGCGCGGATTATACAGCAAGCAAGCGGTCGCTGAAATACAAAGGATTCTCAGAAAAATAGCGGGAACAGCAGACCGCAGCATTTCCCTGCGATCGGACTGTCCCTCACTGCCCTGTCGCCCGGACTGACCGGAGATTCAGGGCTTCCCTTAATCAGATTGTAGGCTTAATTTGGCGGGACGGCAGATTCCCCTGCCGGATCACTGGTCAGTTCATCAGAGTAATGCGGTTTACCCTGCATGATGGCAATCTCAACCCGGCGGTTCAGTTTACGGCCTTCTGCAGTTTCATTACTTTCCAGTGGCGCTGTATCCGCCAGACCCAGAACCCGCATCCGGCTGTGATCAAAGCCGGTCACTTTTTCCATTTCCTGTGCCACCGACACGGCGCGTTGTGCGGACAAGTCCCAGTTCGACCGGTAAAGCTCCGAATCTAAACGCTGGTTATCGGTATGGCCTGAAACTGTAATGATCCCAGGCACATCTTTGACCAGATCAGCCACCTGACGCACCAACGGACGGAATTTCGGCTGCAGGAATGCAGAGCCTTCCGGAAAGGCGCCTTTCTCACGGATCCGAATCACCACCTGCTGACCCAGATTTTCCACTTCAATCAGGTTTTCCTGAATTTCACGCTCCATCGCCGTTTCCAGAATGTCTGCCAGCTGTTGCTGAGACTGAGTCATCTCTGAGCGGGTATTCTGGTTCATCTGCGTGGCGGTATGCTCAGAGCGTCCGCCGGTCAGTTTTCCGGCTTCACGCTTGGTGCCGCCCGCCTTTTCAGACTCCCCGTCATGAAAGTCCAGCGTGCGCTGAGTCATGTCGATCGTCTGTTGCATGATCACTTCAATCGGCGTCGGCTCCGGCCGTCCCGGACGAAACTCCTGCGCAATCACGCTGGTGCCTTTCGGGATATCCTTCACTTCCACCATATGCTGCACACCAAACGCAAACTTGAGTGAGCCGGCGATCTGTTTGAACTTGAGTACATCCATTTCCGAAAAAGACAACAGCAGTACAAAAAAGCACATCAGCAAGGTCGACAGATCGGCGAAGGTCGACATCCAGGCGGGTGCCCCCTTCTTACAATTGCATTCGATCTCGTCCATCACGTGCCTCCTTATTCATCAACGTCGATACGACGCTGTTTTTCATGGAGGTAGTTTTTCAGGAAGCCGTCAATCACGCGCGGGTTCTGACCATCCTGAATCGCCAGAACACCGTCCAGAATCAAACGACGGTTCAATCTTTCTTCGTTTTTACGCAGTGACAGTTTGTCCGCAATCGGAATCGCGACCATATTCGCCAGAATTGAGCCGTACAGTGTGGTCAGCAGCGCAACAGCCATGGCCGGACCAATCGACTTCGGGTCATCCATATTTGTCAGCATGGCCACCAGACCAACCAAGGTACCGATCATCCCCATCGCAGGAGCAACATCGCCCAGAGAACTGAAAATACTGATACCGCGCTCGTGACGCTCATTGGTCAGCCCGATGTCTTTTTGCAGGGTTGAGCGCACGACATCGGCATCGTGACCATCCACCAGCAAATCAATTCCCTTGCGCAGGAAACTGTTATTCACTTCCATTTCTTCAAGTGCCAGAAAACCGCCTTTACGGGCAGCATCTGCCATTTCGACGATCTTCGCGATCAGATCTTCCGGATCATCGGTCTTGAACATAAAGGCCTTGGTCGCAATTTTGGCCGCGCCAAAAAATTGAGACAGGCTGAACTTCATCAGGACGACAAACAGAGTGCCGCCCAAAACAATCAGAACTGAAGGTATATTAAAAAAGATGTCCAGGCTGCCGCCCAGCAGCATCGCCATGATGACAAAAGCAAAGGCACCAACTAAACCTATGAGGGTTGCCAAATCCACGGATTACTCCTCTGAAATTTTTCTTATAGCCAGCCGACTCGAACTGGCCTTATTCTAACTTACTCACCTAGTATCGGCATCACCGCAAAATGGTTTAGCAGAGATTCAACACTGGTTTTGTGGTCTGCTGGGAAAAAACGCACATCCATCCCCAAAATCACATGCCCGACACCAAGCTGCTGCAGCCACAACCAGACAAGGCGAACGAAAAACCATAAAAATAACACTGTAATGCGCACACTTCCCTGTGCCATAATTTGACCCGGCATAGCCTGTGCGCTATTTTCCCCTCATTTTCTGAGCGTGCTCCTGACTGCGCTCCCAACCCAATCAATGGACCGGATATGGCGACTAAAAAACCAGAAAAGATGGCCTTTGAAGAAGCCATGAATGAACTCGATGTGATTGTCAACGAGCTGGAATCCGGTGATATCCCTTTAGAAGACGCGCTGAAAAAATTCGAGCGCGGGATTGCCCTGGCACGGAACAGCCAGCAAAAGCTGACTCAGGCTGAACAGCGTGTCGAAATTTTGCTTCAGGCGGATGACAACGCACCACTAACCGACTTTGACCCAAGCGATGACTAACAGCCTTTCACAACAACTGGCCGCTTACGCGACCCGGAATAACGAACAACTGGAACGCTGGCTGGCCCAACTGCCGTTTGCCGATCAACCTTTAGTTCAGGCCATGCGTTATGGCGCGCTGCTGGGTGGAAAACGTGCCCGGCCATTCCTGACTTATGTCACCGGACAGATGCTGGGCGTGTCAGAAGCTGATCTGGATGCGCCGGCAGCGGCTGTTGAATGTATCCATGCCTATTCTCTGATCCATGACGATTTACCGGCCATGGATGACGATGAGCTGCGCCGTGGTCAGCCTACTTGCCACATTGCCTTTGACGAGGCCACCGCCATTCTGGCCGGAGATGCCCTGCAGACGCTGGCGTTTGAAATTCTGGCTTCCGGACAACTCAGCGATGCCGGCAACACCCAGCGCATTGCCATGGTCCGTGAACTGGCTCAGGCTGCCGGTGCTTCAGGCATGTGTGTCGGTCAGGCTCTGGATCTGGCTGCTGAAAAGAAAAAAGTGGGACTGGCACAGTTAGAGACGGTTCACCGCCACAAAACAGGCGCACTGATTCGCTGCGCCGTTCGGTTGGGGGCCCTGGCTGCCGGAGAGAAAGGGCTGGCGGTGCTGCCGCAACTGGATCAGTTCGCCAATGCAATTGGCCTGGCGTTTCAGGTGCAGGATGACATTCTGGATGTCATCAGCGATACCCAAACACTGGGCAAGCCGCAAGGATCTGATCTGGCGCTGGAAAAAAGTACTTATCCGGCACTGCTCGGTTTAGCCGGGGCGCAGGAAAAGGCACAGCAACTTTACCAAGAAGCCCTACACGCTCTGGAAGCTATACCCTACAATACAGATTCACTCGAAGTTTTTGCCCGATACGTTATCGAGCGCAACAACTAAAACAGTAAAAGCGCCGACTTGATATGACACTGGATATTTCAAAATACCCACATTTGGCTTTAGCCAATACACCGGATGAACTCCGCTTACTGCCTGTGGAGAGTTTACCTGCACTCTGTGAAGAGCTGCGGACGTATCTGCTCAACTCTGTGAGCCAGTCCAGTGGACACTTTGCCTCCGGGCTGGGCGCCGTCGAACTGACGGTCGCTCTGCACTATGTGTACAACACCCCTTTTGATCACCTGATCTGGGATGTCGGCCATCAGGCATATCCGCATAAAATTCTGACCGGACGTCGCGATCGTCTGAACACCATCCGCCAGAAAGATGGGTTGCACCCGTTCCCCTGGCGTGAAGAAAGCGAATATGACGTGTTGTCGGTCGGTCACTCCTCGACCTCGATCAGCGCAGGCCTGGGCATGGCGATTGCCGCAGAACATGAAGGCGCTGGCCGGAAAGTGGTCAGCGTGATCGGTGATGGCGCCATTACAGCAGGCATGGCATTCGAAGCCATGAACCATGCCGGTGATGTGCACCCGAACATGCTGGTGATCCTCAATGACAATGAAATGTCGATTTCTGAAAACGTCGGTGCACTGAATAACCATCTGGCCCGCCTGCTGTCCGGCAATTTCTACACCAGTATTCGCGAAGGCGGCAAAAAAGTCCTGTCGGGCGCGCCGCCGATCAAAGAACTGGTCCGCCGTGCAGAAGAGCACCTCAAAGGCATGGTCGTGCCCGGCACCATGTTTGAAGAACTCGGCTTTAATTATATCGGCCCGATTGACGGCCATGATGTCCAGGAACTGGTGCGCACCATCAGAAATATGCGTAACCTGAAAGGCCCGCAGTTCCTGCACATCATGACGAAAAAAGGCAAAGGCTATGCCCCGGCAGAAGCTGACCCGATTAACTACCACGCGGTGCCAAAATTCGATCTGAGCCAGAACCCGCTGCCGAAAGCAGCCAACAGCAAGCCGACCTTCTCGAAAATTTTCGGAGACTGGCTGTGCGATATGGCTGCGCAGGATGACAAGCTGATGGCGATCACGCCAGCCATGCGTGAAGGTTCAGGCATGGTTCGCTTCTCGAAAGAGTACCCGGATCAGTATTTTGATGTGGCGATAGCCGAACAGCACGCTGTCACACTCGCCACAGGGATGGCTATCGGTGGCTATCACCCTGTGGTCGCGATTTACTCCACCTTCCTGCAGCGCGGTTATGATCAGCTGATCCACGATGTTGCGATCATGGACCTGCCTGTGATGTTTGCCATCGACCGGGGCGGTCTGGTCGGTGCCGACGGGCAGACGCATCAGGGGGCTTTTGATCTGAGCTTTCTGCGATGCATCCCGAACATGGTGATCATGGCGCCAAGCGATGAAAACGAATGCCGTCAGATGCTCTATACCGGCCATCGCCATCAAGGGCCAAGCGCCGTGCGATATCCGCGGGGCAGTGGCACAGGCGTAACCCCCGACAGCATCATGACAGAACTGGACATCGGCAAAGGGATCATCCGCCGCGAAGGGGAGAACGTTGCGATCCTGAGCTTCGGCACCACGCTGAGCTATGCGCTGGAAGCCGCCGAGGCGCTCAATGCAACGGTTGCAGATATGCGATTCGTGAAGCCGCTGGATGAAGCTCTGATCCGTGAACTGGCATCAACGCATGATGTGCTGGTTACTGTGGAAGAAAATGCCATTGCCGGTGGCGCAGGTTCCGGAGTGATTGAGTATCTGATGCAAGAGAAACTGCTCAAGCCCGTGCTGCAAATTGGCCTGCCAGACCAATTTATTCATCAGGGCACCCAGGCAGAGCTGCACGCAGAACTGGAAATTGACGGTCCGGGGATCGAGGCGCAAATCCGCCGCTATCTGGCCAGATAATACCAATCAAAGTAAGTCAATGATCAGAAATAGCGCAGGGAAAATGTTTGAGAACAAGGCAGGTTTTTTAGATAAGTAGTTATTCTACAATCAAAAAATCTAACGCAGTGATCGAACATTTGAACAAGCTAGGATGACCAGTGATTGACTGCGATTGGTATACAACATCCGCTCGCTTGTGCAGGCATCCAAATAAACAAACGGACAGGTCTCGGCCTGTCCGTTGTTGTTTGTGGTGTACAAAGAGATTTGCTGGTCAGCAGCCAGTACGATTCATTCTCAGAACCAGCGCTCCAGGGATGCTCTGTCCAGCTGCTTGAACGCCCGGTTCAGCACTTGTGCCAGCTCCAGATAACGCGGCCGATCCTTCAAAGGTTGCATCGCGTGACCTTCACTCAAAATTTTATG
Proteins encoded in this region:
- the xseB gene encoding exodeoxyribonuclease VII small subunit; the encoded protein is MATKKPEKMAFEEAMNELDVIVNELESGDIPLEDALKKFERGIALARNSQQKLTQAEQRVEILLQADDNAPLTDFDPSDD
- the ispA gene encoding (2E,6E)-farnesyl diphosphate synthase, with the translated sequence MTNSLSQQLAAYATRNNEQLERWLAQLPFADQPLVQAMRYGALLGGKRARPFLTYVTGQMLGVSEADLDAPAAAVECIHAYSLIHDDLPAMDDDELRRGQPTCHIAFDEATAILAGDALQTLAFEILASGQLSDAGNTQRIAMVRELAQAAGASGMCVGQALDLAAEKKKVGLAQLETVHRHKTGALIRCAVRLGALAAGEKGLAVLPQLDQFANAIGLAFQVQDDILDVISDTQTLGKPQGSDLALEKSTYPALLGLAGAQEKAQQLYQEALHALEAIPYNTDSLEVFARYVIERNN
- a CDS encoding outer membrane protein OmpK, with the protein product MRKSLVALSVLAASLPAAVNAADYTDGDIHKNDYKWSQFNLMYAFDELPGESSHDYLEMEFGGRSGIFDLYGYVDIFNLSNSPSSDKAEAPKMFMKFAPRVSLDALTQTDLSFGPVQELYFATLFNWNGAATTNSDGSVNTASVNNSFWGLGSDINVPWLGKVGLNVYGLYDLNKKDWNGYQISTNWFKPFYTLDNGSFVSYQGYIDYQFGLKEEYSSASNGGAMFNGIYWHSDRYAVGYGLKAYKDIYGIKDSDSFKSTGISHYVSVTYKF
- a CDS encoding DJ-1 family glyoxalase III, with the protein product MANAAPSMAKQPTVAVCIAPGSEEMEVINTVDILIRAGMQVTLASVAEDGALAVKGSRGITLTADKRLVEIADDPFDCVVLPGGLPGAEYLRDSTLAVEFVKQHKYDGKLVAAICAAPVVMLEHHQLYPEALMTAHPGFVGKIPEDRRRAGRRVMFDVNHNLLTSQAPGTSQEFALEIITILMGKAKTAEVAEPMVMWPSMCFDVVGKG
- the thiI gene encoding tRNA uracil 4-sulfurtransferase ThiI, coding for MKFIVKPHPEIFVKSESVRKRFTKILECNIRIILQRLSDQVAVYNRRSYIDVSVKDETIRDQVLTVLTQTPGIHHVLEVKQTSFTDMHDIFEQTLAHVRDDLAGKTFCVRAKRTGKHDFTSIELERYVGGGLNQAVESAKVQLKNPQLTVKIEVDGDKLNHVLARHKGLGGFPLGTQEDVLSLISGGFDSGVSSYLHIKRGSKVHYCFFNLGGPAHEIGVKQVSNFLWKKFGSSAKVKFIAIDFEPVVAEILENVDDGQMGVVLKRMFMRAAGQVAERFGIQALVTGEALGQVSSQTLTNLRHIDNVTDSLILRPLINWDKEDIINVAREIGTEDFAKTMPEFCGVISKNPTVKAVKEKLETEEAKFDFAVLDRVVSEARVMDIRDIEKESQVQAPEIELVDQIDGNSTVLDIRSPDEEDESPLEIEGVEVKHLPFYKLATQFGDLPQDKTYLLYCARGVMSRLQALYLKENGFENVKVYRP
- a CDS encoding outer membrane protein OmpK, whose translation is MKQTPLALALGAVLVVPGISFAADYTDGDIHKNDYKWFQFNLMYALEEYPRAPDDPSGHDYLEMEFGGRSGIFDLYGYVDYFDLTEHDASDKKDRPKMFMKFAPRVSLDALTRTDLSFGPVQELYFATLFNWGGGAHDVNNSFWGIGSDVMVPWFGKVGLNLYALYDVNAKDWNGYQISTNWFKPFYTFDNGTFLSYQGYIDYQFGADDEFNGNSQATHGGNWFNGLYWHSDRFSVGYGLKLFYDVYLIEDSDAFESTGPSHYFSVTYKF
- the pomA gene encoding flagellar motor protein PomA, producing MDLATLIGLVGAFAFVIMAMLLGGSLDIFFNIPSVLIVLGGTLFVVLMKFSLSQFFGAAKIATKAFMFKTDDPEDLIAKIVEMADAARKGGFLALEEMEVNNSFLRKGIDLLVDGHDADVVRSTLQKDIGLTNERHERGISIFSSLGDVAPAMGMIGTLVGLVAMLTNMDDPKSIGPAMAVALLTTLYGSILANMVAIPIADKLSLRKNEERLNRRLILDGVLAIQDGQNPRVIDGFLKNYLHEKQRRIDVDE
- a CDS encoding flagellar motor protein MotB; this encodes MDEIECNCKKGAPAWMSTFADLSTLLMCFFVLLLSFSEMDVLKFKQIAGSLKFAFGVQHMVEVKDIPKGTSVIAQEFRPGRPEPTPIEVIMQQTIDMTQRTLDFHDGESEKAGGTKREAGKLTGGRSEHTATQMNQNTRSEMTQSQQQLADILETAMEREIQENLIEVENLGQQVVIRIREKGAFPEGSAFLQPKFRPLVRQVADLVKDVPGIITVSGHTDNQRLDSELYRSNWDLSAQRAVSVAQEMEKVTGFDHSRMRVLGLADTAPLESNETAEGRKLNRRVEIAIMQGKPHYSDELTSDPAGESAVPPN
- the dxs gene encoding 1-deoxy-D-xylulose-5-phosphate synthase encodes the protein MTLDISKYPHLALANTPDELRLLPVESLPALCEELRTYLLNSVSQSSGHFASGLGAVELTVALHYVYNTPFDHLIWDVGHQAYPHKILTGRRDRLNTIRQKDGLHPFPWREESEYDVLSVGHSSTSISAGLGMAIAAEHEGAGRKVVSVIGDGAITAGMAFEAMNHAGDVHPNMLVILNDNEMSISENVGALNNHLARLLSGNFYTSIREGGKKVLSGAPPIKELVRRAEEHLKGMVVPGTMFEELGFNYIGPIDGHDVQELVRTIRNMRNLKGPQFLHIMTKKGKGYAPAEADPINYHAVPKFDLSQNPLPKAANSKPTFSKIFGDWLCDMAAQDDKLMAITPAMREGSGMVRFSKEYPDQYFDVAIAEQHAVTLATGMAIGGYHPVVAIYSTFLQRGYDQLIHDVAIMDLPVMFAIDRGGLVGADGQTHQGAFDLSFLRCIPNMVIMAPSDENECRQMLYTGHRHQGPSAVRYPRGSGTGVTPDSIMTELDIGKGIIRREGENVAILSFGTTLSYALEAAEALNATVADMRFVKPLDEALIRELASTHDVLVTVEENAIAGGAGSGVIEYLMQEKLLKPVLQIGLPDQFIHQGTQAELHAELEIDGPGIEAQIRRYLAR
- the panE gene encoding 2-dehydropantoate 2-reductase, yielding MNITLVGAGAVGCLWAGALAKQGHQVHLWRRQPGTHFTLNWQGLDTAIPDTFTLPCNQSSLLASSDGVLITVKAFQVSEAVASIQPFLKPQTPVIVMHNGMGTESHVLKQLPGHPVLYATTAQAAFRPDPFSVRHTGMGPTHLGGVNPAGQACAQFSDIFHDALSPCHWHTDIHLPQWQKLAINCAINPLTAIHQCRNGELADRHFAEPLMAICDEVAAVMRAAGYPAETESLLQQVYTVINATAANYSSMQQDVAHQRQTEIDAITGFLIAQATSFQIATPTNQQLWQQIKQLEQEYG